The following proteins are encoded in a genomic region of Trichocoleus sp.:
- a CDS encoding DUF3172 domain-containing protein, producing the protein MRRRPPKPPSRPPRSYDRDSYDRDPYDRDPYMDRPEKPQQKGLFGGALTYTTAAILAAVFIVGIGIGLAIGIAQPTTNYASVATRTEIDAASPNSEICLQYGASAVTVDLRAFMTLSPFSVFVTQPKMQPGCVIRRSNWNIIQSQNPNLLTSQQMNECRQRMNTFAYTGDIQKTESGAQVDCVYRNDSAGNMFKVGSGGTPENNEF; encoded by the coding sequence ATGAGACGTAGACCACCAAAACCGCCTTCTAGACCGCCACGATCTTACGATCGGGATTCCTATGACCGAGATCCCTACGATCGAGATCCTTATATGGATAGACCAGAAAAACCTCAGCAAAAAGGGCTTTTTGGCGGAGCTTTAACCTACACAACGGCTGCAATCCTGGCGGCGGTCTTTATTGTTGGAATTGGAATTGGCTTGGCGATCGGCATTGCCCAACCCACCACCAATTATGCAAGTGTGGCAACTCGGACTGAAATTGATGCTGCCTCTCCCAACTCAGAGATTTGTCTACAGTATGGAGCCAGTGCCGTCACCGTTGATCTCCGCGCCTTTATGACGCTTAGCCCCTTCAGCGTCTTTGTCACCCAGCCCAAAATGCAACCGGGATGCGTGATTCGCCGCAGCAACTGGAACATTATTCAAAGCCAAAACCCGAACCTGTTGACCTCTCAACAAATGAACGAGTGCCGTCAACGAATGAATACCTTTGCTTACACGGGTGACATTCAAAAAACAGAAAGCGGCGCTCAGGTTGATTGTGTTTATCGCAACGATTCTGCCGGAAATATGTTTAAGGTCGGCTCTGGCGGAACCCCAGAAAATAACGAGTTCTAG
- a CDS encoding ABC transporter permease, translated as MLKASLIRSILTDSLTVFWGDWLDLRVRLPQVIASGLISPLIYILAFGLGLGSALSVKPPVGGSYLEFILPGMVALSSMTISFGGTTFSICGERLYSKTFEEVLLLPVHPMALFLGKMLAGVVRGLMTSGAVIVVAILFTRAWAFLHPLFLIVLILNCAIFSGLGVIAGLNVKSLEGVGLLNNFLIVPMSFLGATFFDPSKLPLIFKSVIYLLPLTYTSISLRSIVLKPITDFPWYSIPILLIIGGILSAIGAYQFAHQQD; from the coding sequence GTGTTGAAAGCCTCTCTGATTCGCAGCATCCTCACTGATAGTCTCACGGTCTTTTGGGGCGACTGGCTTGATCTCCGGGTGCGTTTGCCACAGGTGATTGCATCAGGTTTAATCTCCCCCTTAATTTATATCCTGGCGTTTGGGCTGGGCTTGGGCAGTGCGCTCAGCGTCAAGCCACCCGTGGGCGGCTCCTACCTGGAATTTATTTTGCCGGGAATGGTTGCTCTCTCCTCAATGACAATTAGCTTTGGCGGCACGACTTTCTCGATCTGCGGCGAGCGCCTCTATTCCAAAACTTTTGAGGAAGTGCTGCTTCTGCCTGTCCATCCGATGGCTCTCTTCCTGGGCAAAATGTTGGCAGGTGTTGTGCGTGGCTTGATGACTTCTGGCGCTGTGATTGTAGTCGCGATTCTATTCACGCGAGCCTGGGCATTCCTGCATCCCCTATTTTTGATTGTGCTCATTCTGAACTGCGCCATTTTCTCCGGGCTAGGCGTCATTGCTGGATTAAACGTCAAATCTCTGGAAGGAGTGGGCTTGCTCAACAATTTCCTGATTGTGCCGATGTCTTTTCTTGGAGCCACTTTCTTCGACCCCAGCAAACTTCCCCTTATCTTCAAAAGTGTTATCTATTTGCTGCCGCTCACCTATACCAGCATCAGCCTCCGATCGATCGTGCTTAAACCTATCACTGACTTTCCCTGGTACAGCATTCCTATCCTGCTGATCATCGGTGGCATTCTCAGTGCGATCGGCGCGTACCAGTTTGCCCACCAACAAGACTGA
- the lysS gene encoding lysine--tRNA ligase — translation MASDDLRATRLEKVNQLKALGFNPYAYRWEISHHAAELQSKYADLAPGEEVDLEVSIAGRILAKRVFGKLAFFTLQDETGTIQLYLDKKKIQEMMAQVDADAFEHLKQLTDVGDFLGVKGTIRRTEKGELSVSVTHYEVLTKSLLPLPDKWHGLTDVEKRYRQRYVDLIVNPEVRETFRRRALITAAIRRYLDQQGFIEIETPVLQPEAGGAEARPFVTYHNTLEMELYLRIATELHLKRLIVGGFEKVFEMGRIFRNEGVSTRHNPEFTSIEVYQAYADYGDMMTLTENLITYAAEEVLGTLKINYQGQDIDLTPPWRRVTMHEIVQERTGLDFTQFQSLQEARSAVKASGITGTEDCESIGKLLNEAFEQKVEQTLIQPTFVLDYPVEISPLAKPHRSKPGLVERFELFIVGRETANSFSELTDPIDQRERLEAQAARKAAGDLEANSVDEDFLTALEYGMPPTGGMGMGIDRLVMLLCDCASIRDAIAFPLLKPESIGEVKTKSES, via the coding sequence ATGGCTTCCGACGATCTCCGCGCTACGCGACTCGAAAAAGTAAACCAATTGAAAGCGCTAGGCTTCAACCCCTATGCCTACCGTTGGGAAATCAGCCATCATGCCGCAGAGCTTCAGTCTAAATATGCCGATCTGGCTCCCGGTGAAGAGGTTGATCTAGAAGTGTCGATCGCTGGGCGCATTTTGGCGAAGCGGGTCTTCGGGAAACTAGCATTCTTTACGCTACAAGATGAAACAGGCACAATTCAGCTTTATTTAGACAAAAAGAAAATTCAAGAAATGATGGCACAGGTGGATGCCGATGCCTTTGAGCACTTGAAGCAGTTGACAGACGTGGGAGACTTTTTGGGCGTGAAGGGCACGATTCGCCGCACCGAGAAGGGCGAACTGTCAGTCAGCGTCACCCACTACGAAGTCCTCACGAAGTCGCTGCTGCCACTGCCGGACAAATGGCATGGGTTAACAGATGTTGAGAAACGCTATCGCCAGCGCTACGTTGATTTGATTGTAAATCCAGAGGTGCGGGAAACGTTTCGGCGCCGGGCATTAATTACTGCCGCCATTCGTCGCTATTTGGATCAGCAGGGCTTTATTGAGATCGAAACCCCGGTGCTACAGCCTGAAGCAGGCGGCGCAGAGGCACGTCCTTTCGTCACCTATCACAATACCTTGGAGATGGAGCTGTATCTCCGAATTGCCACTGAGTTGCACCTGAAGCGGCTGATTGTTGGCGGTTTTGAGAAAGTCTTCGAGATGGGGCGAATCTTCCGTAATGAAGGCGTCTCGACTCGCCATAATCCAGAATTTACCTCGATCGAGGTTTATCAGGCATATGCTGACTATGGCGATATGATGACCCTCACTGAAAATCTGATTACCTATGCAGCCGAGGAAGTTCTGGGGACGCTCAAGATTAACTATCAGGGGCAGGACATTGATCTGACTCCCCCTTGGCGCAGAGTGACGATGCATGAAATCGTGCAGGAACGCACCGGATTGGACTTCACCCAGTTTCAAAGCCTGCAAGAAGCACGATCGGCAGTGAAAGCCTCAGGCATAACCGGAACAGAAGATTGTGAGTCGATCGGCAAACTTTTGAATGAAGCCTTTGAACAAAAAGTCGAGCAAACCCTGATTCAGCCCACTTTTGTTCTAGATTATCCGGTTGAAATCTCACCGCTTGCCAAACCACACCGCAGCAAGCCTGGACTGGTAGAACGCTTTGAGCTGTTCATCGTTGGACGCGAAACCGCAAATAGCTTCTCAGAGTTGACTGACCCGATCGATCAGCGTGAACGTTTGGAGGCACAGGCTGCCCGTAAAGCTGCTGGAGATCTGGAAGCTAATAGCGTGGATGAAGACTTCCTGACGGCTCTGGAATATGGGATGCCCCCCACCGGCGGCATGGGAATGGGGATCGATCGACTGGTCATGCTTTTATGTGACTGTGCCAGCATTCGAGATGCGATCGCCTTTCCACTCCTTAAACCTGAGAGCATAGGTGAAGTGAAAACAAAGAGTGAATCCTAG
- a CDS encoding cobalt-precorrin-6A reductase, whose protein sequence is MKLGRQVWVIGGTGESGVLVRGLVATGVSCVVTVTTETARSLYPDSPLVWVEVGRLDLEALKAFIQEYQICCIVDASHPFAVVVSQLAIAAAEQYQLPYLRFEREQMAQESREEGFSFASFEALLATDILVGERVLLTIGYRSLALFDTWQSRSTLFARILPSITALEAALMAGFTPDRLIALRPPISLELERALWQQWQISLVVTKASGKPGGEDVKRQLAAELSVKLAVIDRPILKYPQWTNDLEQAIGFCQQAVQA, encoded by the coding sequence GTGAAGCTGGGGAGACAGGTTTGGGTGATTGGGGGGACGGGGGAGAGTGGGGTATTGGTGCGGGGACTTGTGGCGACGGGAGTGAGTTGTGTGGTGACAGTGACGACTGAAACAGCCCGATCGCTATATCCCGATTCGCCTTTGGTGTGGGTAGAGGTGGGAAGGCTGGATTTAGAGGCACTCAAGGCTTTTATTCAGGAGTATCAGATTTGCTGCATTGTCGATGCGTCTCATCCCTTCGCCGTGGTGGTGTCGCAGTTAGCAATCGCGGCAGCAGAACAGTATCAGCTTCCTTATCTACGGTTTGAACGAGAGCAGATGGCGCAGGAGAGCCGGGAAGAGGGATTCAGCTTTGCCAGCTTTGAGGCGCTCTTGGCAACGGATATTTTGGTGGGTGAGCGGGTTTTGTTGACGATCGGTTATCGTTCGCTGGCGTTGTTTGATACTTGGCAATCTCGATCGACTTTGTTTGCGCGAATTTTGCCTTCGATCACTGCATTAGAAGCGGCTTTGATGGCAGGATTTACGCCCGATCGGCTAATTGCGCTGCGTCCGCCAATTTCGCTGGAACTGGAACGAGCGCTCTGGCAGCAATGGCAAATTTCGCTTGTTGTGACAAAGGCTTCTGGCAAACCGGGCGGCGAAGATGTGAAGCGGCAACTGGCAGCAGAACTAAGCGTGAAATTAGCAGTAATCGATCGTCCCATTTTGAAATATCCGCAGTGGACGAATGATTTAGAGCAAGCGATCGGGTTTTGTCAGCAGGCTGTGCAGGCTTAG
- the cphA gene encoding cyanophycin synthetase, with the protein MKILKTLTLRGPNYWSIRYKKLIVARLDLEDLAETPSNQIPGFYEGLVEALPSLIEHFCSPGCRGGFLSRVQEGTMMGHIIEHVALELQTLAGTPVGFGRTRETVTPGTYQVVFEYVDEQAGRYAARAALRLCQSIIDTGHYPKAELEQDLADLRDFIAQASLGPSTENIVREAEQRGIPWAALSTRAMIQFGYGVYQKRIQATLSSQTGILGVELACDKEGTKRILRDAGVPVPRGTVIYYLDELEQSIEDVGGYPIVIKPLDGNHGRGITININDWNLAEEAYDAAKGISKGVIVERFYTGRDHRVLVVNGKVVAVAERVPAHVVGDGKSTIAELIEETNRDPRRGEGHDNILTRIELDRTSWELLERQNYELETILPPGEICYLRATANLSTGGIAIDRTDEIHPENIWLAQRVAKIIGLDIAGIDVVTSDISRPLHEVDGVIVEVNAAPGFRMHFCPSEGIPRNVAEPVMDMLFPAGTPSRIPILAITGTNGKTTTTRLLAHIVRQTGELVGYTTTDGIYIGDYLVEKGDTTGPQSAQVILHDPTVQVAVLETARGGMLRSGLGFNECDIAVVLNVAADHLGIGDIETVEDLAHLKSILPETARPNGYAILNADDPLVSDMADRVKAQIAYFSMHPENELIQEHTQQGGLAAVYENGYLSILKGDWTLRIEQAVNVPITMGGRAPFMIANALAASLAAFAHGVRIEHIRAALATFQASANQTPGRMNLFNLGNFHAMIDYAHNPHSYQALGGFVQNWPGERIGVVGGPGDRRNEDFVMLGKLSAEMFDRIVVKEDDDTRGRPRGEAAALIVQGIESSGIDVPFEVILNETEAVNSTLDKAPTGGLVVILPESVSRAISLIQLRNPEGVTVPAPTQQNGNAPSSDPSEAIVSTEQYVQSGG; encoded by the coding sequence ATGAAAATCCTCAAAACTCTCACGCTGCGCGGTCCAAACTACTGGAGCATTCGATATAAGAAACTCATTGTTGCGCGTCTTGACCTTGAGGATCTAGCGGAAACGCCAAGCAACCAAATTCCAGGCTTTTATGAAGGGCTCGTTGAGGCATTACCCAGCTTAATCGAACATTTTTGTTCTCCTGGCTGCCGAGGAGGTTTCCTGAGCCGAGTCCAGGAAGGCACCATGATGGGACATATCATCGAACATGTTGCCCTAGAACTACAAACACTGGCTGGAACGCCGGTTGGGTTTGGACGAACCCGCGAGACTGTGACACCAGGAACCTATCAAGTTGTATTTGAGTATGTCGATGAGCAAGCCGGACGCTATGCCGCGAGAGCAGCCCTGCGGCTGTGCCAAAGCATCATCGATACTGGGCACTATCCAAAAGCTGAATTAGAGCAAGACCTGGCAGACCTGCGCGATTTTATAGCACAAGCGTCTCTTGGTCCTAGCACTGAAAATATTGTGCGAGAAGCAGAGCAAAGGGGAATTCCTTGGGCAGCACTCAGCACCAGAGCCATGATTCAATTTGGGTATGGAGTTTACCAGAAGCGAATTCAGGCAACGCTAAGTAGCCAGACGGGTATTTTGGGCGTTGAGCTTGCCTGCGATAAAGAAGGCACAAAGCGGATCTTGCGAGATGCAGGCGTTCCTGTTCCACGTGGCACAGTAATTTACTACCTGGATGAACTAGAGCAGTCGATCGAGGATGTCGGTGGCTACCCGATCGTGATTAAGCCCCTGGATGGCAATCATGGACGCGGGATCACCATCAATATCAACGATTGGAATCTGGCGGAAGAAGCCTACGATGCGGCGAAGGGAATCTCTAAGGGCGTTATCGTTGAGCGATTCTATACTGGGCGCGACCACCGAGTTTTGGTGGTGAATGGCAAAGTCGTAGCCGTAGCGGAGCGGGTGCCTGCCCATGTTGTCGGAGATGGTAAATCCACGATCGCAGAACTGATTGAGGAAACGAACCGAGATCCGCGTCGCGGGGAAGGGCATGATAACATCCTCACTCGCATTGAACTCGATCGCACCTCCTGGGAACTGCTGGAGCGCCAGAACTACGAGTTAGAAACTATCCTGCCTCCAGGAGAAATTTGCTATTTGCGGGCAACAGCGAATTTGAGTACGGGGGGCATTGCGATCGATCGCACTGATGAAATTCACCCAGAAAATATCTGGCTAGCTCAGCGAGTCGCCAAAATTATCGGCTTGGATATTGCTGGAATCGATGTCGTCACCTCAGATATTTCTCGTCCCCTGCACGAGGTAGATGGTGTGATTGTTGAAGTGAATGCGGCTCCGGGCTTCAGAATGCATTTCTGCCCCAGTGAAGGCATTCCGCGTAATGTGGCAGAACCCGTGATGGACATGCTCTTTCCGGCAGGAACGCCCTCGCGGATTCCAATTTTGGCAATCACAGGCACAAATGGAAAAACGACGACAACCCGTCTGCTGGCGCATATCGTGCGGCAAACCGGGGAACTGGTCGGCTATACCACCACCGATGGCATCTACATTGGAGATTATCTCGTTGAGAAGGGCGACACCACAGGTCCCCAAAGTGCTCAAGTGATTCTGCATGACCCTACTGTTCAGGTGGCAGTGCTGGAAACTGCTCGGGGTGGCATGTTGCGATCGGGCTTAGGTTTCAATGAGTGTGATATTGCCGTTGTCCTGAATGTGGCAGCTGACCATTTGGGCATTGGCGACATTGAAACAGTGGAAGATTTGGCACACCTCAAGAGCATTCTGCCGGAAACCGCCCGACCCAATGGTTATGCCATTCTGAATGCTGATGATCCGCTCGTGTCTGACATGGCAGACCGGGTCAAGGCGCAAATCGCTTATTTTTCCATGCACCCAGAAAACGAACTGATTCAGGAACATACGCAGCAAGGCGGGTTGGCAGCAGTCTACGAAAATGGTTACTTGTCAATTCTCAAGGGTGACTGGACGCTCCGAATTGAACAGGCAGTCAATGTACCGATAACGATGGGCGGACGCGCTCCCTTTATGATTGCGAATGCACTTGCAGCAAGTCTGGCAGCTTTCGCGCATGGGGTACGAATTGAGCATATCCGGGCAGCTCTGGCAACGTTCCAAGCATCGGCAAACCAAACGCCAGGACGGATGAATCTGTTTAACTTGGGCAATTTCCACGCCATGATCGACTATGCCCACAACCCTCACAGCTATCAAGCACTGGGTGGGTTTGTCCAGAACTGGCCAGGGGAACGGATTGGGGTTGTCGGTGGGCCAGGCGATCGGCGGAATGAAGATTTCGTGATGCTCGGCAAACTCTCAGCGGAGATGTTCGATCGCATTGTTGTCAAGGAAGATGATGACACCCGAGGTCGTCCAAGAGGAGAAGCTGCAGCGCTGATCGTGCAGGGCATTGAATCGAGCGGTATCGATGTCCCGTTTGAGGTCATTCTGAATGAAACAGAAGCCGTTAACTCAACACTGGATAAAGCTCCTACTGGTGGATTAGTCGTGATTCTGCCAGAAAGCGTTAGCCGCGCCATCAGCCTGATTCAGCTCCGGAATCCAGAAGGCGTCACTGTGCCTGCCCCGACGCAACAAAATGGCAACGCCCCCAGTTCTGATCCGTCTGAAGCGATCGTTTCCACGGAACAATACGTACAGTCCGGTGGCTAA